The stretch of DNA TGATGAGAGAAACAATAAATAGACGAAACTGTATGGCACTATGTAAACAAAGTTTATAATCTGGGCAATTTGAGCAGACAGTATAAAAAAAATAAAGGCGATTAAAAATCCTGTTGCGATTTTTTTCTGCAAACCAAAAACACCTTCCATTTGTTAAAAAAACCTCTATCTATTTTTACATAAGCCATTTTATAATACCCGTTGACATTTTTTATTTTAGAGATTGTCCCTATCAACAAACCCGGTGGATAGATAGCAAAATCGCCGCTTGTATATACTCTGTCACCTTCTTTTATTTTCACATTGGGATCTAAAAATTCAACAGTGGGATAAAATTTACCGCCTATAAATAGCGCCTTGTTGTCAGTTTCATTATCGGGAATAAAAACATCTGCCACAAAAGAGGGGTTAAAGATTGTTTTTGCTATGTAGATGCCGTTTTTTTTGCTCTTTTGAATTATTCCAATAAGCGATAACTCCTCTGAGAGCACAAAACAGTTGTTATGCTTGATATCTATAGGTTTTTGGGGTTTGAGATAGATATAGTCGGTTTCAAAATTGCCTTTAAATGTAAAGGTAGCCTCGATTAATTTTAATGGATTTGTGGAGTTATCTTTTGGTTTTCTTATGTATGTTAAAAGATTCAGTTTGCATTGAGAAAGCTTTTGTTTGAGTTTTTGATTTTCCTGTGATACTGAAATAAGCAAAAGGTATTTATTGATATTTTTTTGAAGGATAAACAAACCTTTGCTTGTTGGTAGAGATGTAAAGATTATTAGATTTGAAACGGTTTTATTGATAAGGTTTAAAAAAACAGGGTATACAAACACCCCCGCACTAAGTAAAAACGATATGGTTAAATATATTATCAGCCATCTCATTACAACTGCTTATTCTATTGTCACTTCGCTGAGCAGATCTATGTTGTCAAGAATCATTCCCACGCCTTTGACC from Hippea jasoniae encodes:
- a CDS encoding rod shape-determining protein MreC: MRWLIIYLTISFLLSAGVFVYPVFLNLINKTVSNLIIFTSLPTSKGLFILQKNINKYLLLISVSQENQKLKQKLSQCKLNLLTYIRKPKDNSTNPLKLIEATFTFKGNFETDYIYLKPQKPIDIKHNNCFVLSEELSLIGIIQKSKKNGIYIAKTIFNPSFVADVFIPDNETDNKALFIGGKFYPTVEFLDPNVKIKEGDRVYTSGDFAIYPPGLLIGTISKIKNVNGYYKMAYVKIDRGFFNKWKVFLVCRKKSQQDF